In the genome of Parasteatoda tepidariorum isolate YZ-2023 chromosome 10, CAS_Ptep_4.0, whole genome shotgun sequence, the window GTTACTCGGCGAAATTACCTCCACGAAGTCGGTTATACCGAGGGCACTGAGATTAGAAATTCTAAATGCACTCTTTGAAGACTGCTGTCCTTCAGAAATAGATGACAGGCCACCCGCGTTCTCGATGAATGCAGTTTCGCATTTGCCGTCATTAAAATGAGTCATTGAAATATTAACACAGTCTGAGAATTGCAGCTGCCCATTATTGCTACGCACAGAGTTCATTTTAGGGACTCTCTTCAGGGAGGTGAGGGCACATTTTATAATCAACTCATTTAAAGACACGTCTTTCATATAGTTCAGAGTGTGGTCGAGTGTGCAATCTACGCTCATGTACCCGTGGGGCATCGACATCTTTGACTGGACGAGTTGGTGGGCACTCTCCATTTCAGTCGACGAAATAGGGACATCCACGAAAGTCTCTTTGGTTTTAGAACTCACGACTGCCTTTTTGGGTTTCTGTTCTAATTTCAAAGGTTTAAGATTACGGAGTTTGATAAATTTAAGCACATCACCTTTAAGAAGATTATTCTTCGGACCAGAACTGGGAATATCAGTGCGTGTTATATCAAATTCATGCAATAACTTTTTAACCGAGGGGCCTAGCAGCTCATTGGTGGAACTCTTTGAGACTTTGGTGGAACTCTGGGAGACATTGGTGGGGCTCTGGGAGACACAGTCTACAGAAGGTTTTTCATCCAATTGTCCTTCACCCAAAATAATGGCTATTATCTCCCCGAGTTGAATGTTTTGTGTATTTTCggggataataattttttctaaaactcctTCCTCTTCTGTTTCCAGACCAACGACAGCTTTATCAGTCTGTATTTCGCATAAGACATCGCCAGGTTCGATGGAGTCTCCTTCTTTTTTCAACCATTTCACGATGGTTCCTTCAGTCATTGTTGGAGAGAGAGATggcatttttatttcgattttgaaATTGTTGGTCAGAAGTTtcgatttatgaaaaaatgcacACCTGGAAGTGGAACTTACTAGTAAATTACATAACAGTGTCGGTGGCTTTTCAAACACTCTCGACAAATATCGTAAAGAACTAATCGTGATCATccttaattactaaataaataccAATAACAGCCGGAGAATGCTCGTGTTTCTTCGAGATCGAAATAACGAGCAGACGTCTTCGCCCGTAGGTCACCCCCGTGCCAGTATGTTTTGTTGccaaattttagtttcttaaatcACGAGTCACATTTTTTTCAGGAAGCCAcgataaatcattaaattaacaaaaaaataaaaataatatcttgctCAACAGCAAAATGTTTCCATAGGAAGTTTCGGGTTGACTATAAATGCAGGCTTATAagtttctattattaaattaagggTTAAGACGGGAAGAAATAAGTAGCTCAAAGCCTTACTGCTAGTTTATAGCTTCAACGTGAGTAAAAGTTATCATAAAACATGAAAGTAATTTCTACGTGTGAGAGAGAGTTTGTAATAAAGTGTATTGCTACGAATAGTCGATTGGATGGACGTAGTCTGTCGGAAGGTCGCTCGatggaaataatatttggaGAAGAATGGGGTTGTTGTTTGGTTGCATTAGGAAGTACTCAAATTCTTGCACAAGTAAGTGCCGAAGTGGTTGAACCCAAGTCTGGAAGTCCGACCGAAGGAGCTTTGTATATCAA includes:
- the LOC107448423 gene encoding pyruvate dehydrogenase protein X component, with the protein product MITISSLRYLSRVFEKPPTLLCNLLVSSTSRCAFFHKSKLLTNNFKIEIKMPSLSPTMTEGTIVKWLKKEGDSIEPGDVLCEIQTDKAVVGLETEEEGVLEKIIIPENTQNIQLGEIIAIILGEGQLDEKPSVDCVSQSPTNVSQSSTKVSKSSTNELLGPSVKKLLHEFDITRTDIPSSGPKNNLLKGDVLKFIKLRNLKPLKLEQKPKKAVVSSKTKETFVDVPISSTEMESAHQLVQSKMSMPHGYMSVDCTLDHTLNYMKDVSLNELIIKCALTSLKRVPKMNSVRSNNGQLQFSDCVNISMTHFNDGKCETAFIENAGGLSSISEGQQSSKSAFRISNLSALGITDFVEVISPSNVAVLAVGGVRSVFEEGSSVRKMRVTLSFDNCVVEETEAGEFLETFRNCLENPLILMC